A portion of the Krasilnikovia cinnamomea genome contains these proteins:
- a CDS encoding WD40/YVTN/BNR-like repeat-containing protein, protein MTGVRILVGTRKGAFILTADASRRDWKVSPPHFGGWEIYHVNGSPADPDRLWASQSSGWFGQVVQRSDDGGKSWEPVGNDFGYDGAVGEHLWYDGTPRPWEFKRIWHFEPAPDDPDTVYAGGEDAALYRSTDGGQSWQELSGLRTHPSAPQWQPGAGGMCLHTIILDPSNRQRIFTAISAAGAFRSDDGGATWLPINRGLRSAQIPDQDAEVGHCVHRIAMHPSRPEVLFMQKHWDVMRSDDAGGSWREVSGNLPTDFGFPIAVHAHEPETVYVVPIKSDSEHYVPDGKLRVYRSRVGGEDWEPLTSGLPQADCYVNVLRDAMAVDTLDPCGIYFGTTGGQVYGSSDGGDTWTAIVRDLPAVLSVEVQALP, encoded by the coding sequence ATGACCGGGGTACGGATACTGGTGGGCACCCGCAAGGGCGCCTTCATCCTCACCGCGGACGCCAGCAGGCGGGACTGGAAGGTGAGCCCCCCACACTTCGGGGGCTGGGAGATCTACCACGTCAACGGCTCACCGGCCGATCCGGACCGGCTGTGGGCCTCGCAGTCCTCCGGCTGGTTCGGGCAGGTCGTCCAGCGTTCCGACGACGGCGGCAAGTCGTGGGAGCCGGTCGGCAACGACTTCGGCTACGACGGTGCCGTCGGCGAGCACCTCTGGTATGACGGGACGCCGCGTCCGTGGGAGTTCAAGCGCATCTGGCACTTCGAGCCGGCGCCCGACGACCCGGACACGGTGTATGCGGGTGGCGAGGACGCGGCGCTGTACCGCTCGACCGACGGTGGGCAGAGCTGGCAGGAGCTGTCGGGCCTGCGCACCCACCCGTCCGCGCCGCAGTGGCAGCCGGGTGCGGGCGGCATGTGCCTGCACACGATCATTCTTGATCCATCGAACCGCCAGCGGATCTTCACCGCCATCTCCGCCGCCGGCGCGTTCCGCTCGGACGACGGCGGCGCGACGTGGCTGCCGATCAACCGCGGGCTGCGCTCCGCGCAGATTCCCGACCAGGACGCCGAGGTGGGGCACTGCGTGCACCGCATCGCCATGCACCCGTCCCGGCCCGAGGTCCTGTTCATGCAGAAGCACTGGGACGTCATGCGCAGCGACGATGCCGGAGGGTCGTGGCGCGAGGTCAGCGGCAACCTGCCCACCGACTTCGGGTTCCCCATCGCGGTGCACGCCCACGAGCCCGAGACCGTCTACGTCGTCCCGATCAAGAGTGACTCCGAGCACTACGTGCCGGACGGGAAGCTGCGGGTGTATCGCAGCCGCGTCGGCGGGGAGGACTGGGAGCCGTTGACCAGCGGCCTGCCCCAGGCCGACTGCTACGTCAACGTGCTGCGCGACGCGATGGCGGTCGACACGCTCGACCCGTGCGGCATCTATTTCGGAACGACGGGCGGGCAGGTCTACGGCTCGTCCGACGGGGGCGACACCTGGACCGCGATCGTGCGTGACCTGCCCGCCGTGCTGTCGGTGGAAGTCCAGGCGTTGCCATGA
- a CDS encoding MoaD/ThiS family protein, protein MIRVMLPAHLKILAKVGHEVQLEVADPVTQRRVLDELEARYPMLRGTMRDRDTGQRRAFIRFYACEEDLSNEPPDTPLPEEVRAGKEPFLVVGAMAGG, encoded by the coding sequence ATGATCCGCGTCATGCTGCCGGCGCACCTGAAGATCCTCGCGAAGGTCGGCCACGAGGTGCAACTGGAGGTGGCGGATCCGGTCACGCAGCGCCGGGTGCTGGACGAGTTGGAGGCCCGCTACCCGATGCTGCGCGGCACGATGAGGGATCGTGACACCGGGCAGCGCCGAGCGTTCATCCGCTTCTACGCCTGCGAGGAGGACCTGTCGAACGAACCCCCCGACACGCCGTTACCCGAGGAGGTGCGGGCCGGCAAGGAGCCCTTCCTCGTCGTCGGCGCCATGGCCGGCGGCTGA
- a CDS encoding phytoene desaturase family protein has protein sequence MRTVDAVVIGAGHNGLVAANLLVDAGWDVLVLEATDAAGGSVRTEELTAPGFRHDTCSAFYPLGMASPVLRELDLESHGLVWRHAPAVLAHVLPDDRCALLSRDPAETAESLAAFDAHDGQAWLGEVGRWRRVGAPLLEAMLRPFPPMRAGVRLLRALGAAEALRFSRMAVQPVDDFGRERFRGAGGQLLLAGNALHTDLGTGQAGSAIFGWLLAMLGQSVGFPVPAGGGGQLVEALLRRLESRGGTVEYGRAVTRILHARATAVGVQDVHGERVRARRAVLADVSAPTLYADLVGLSGLPAAMATDVRRFQWDHATIKIDWALSGPIPWTAPDARRAGTIHLGADMAGLAEYSTDLARDRLPGHPFILLGQMTTSDPSRSPAGTESVWAYTHVPQRMARDTGRMREQAERMEGVIERRAPGFRASVVARHVQLPGDLQRHNPSLFGGAVNGGTAALHQQLFFRPVPGLARADTPIDRLYLASSSAHPGGGVHGAPGANAARAALARNGAAGPAYATVIGALHRRLYG, from the coding sequence ATGCGCACGGTCGACGCGGTGGTCATCGGTGCGGGACACAACGGGCTGGTGGCCGCCAACCTGCTGGTAGACGCCGGATGGGACGTTCTGGTCCTGGAGGCGACGGACGCCGCTGGCGGATCCGTGCGGACCGAGGAGTTGACCGCCCCGGGCTTTCGCCACGACACCTGCAGCGCCTTCTACCCGCTCGGGATGGCCTCGCCGGTCCTGCGCGAGCTCGACCTCGAATCGCACGGGCTGGTCTGGCGCCACGCGCCCGCCGTGCTGGCGCACGTGCTGCCCGACGACCGCTGCGCGCTGCTCAGCCGTGATCCGGCCGAGACGGCCGAATCGCTGGCCGCGTTCGACGCGCACGACGGGCAGGCGTGGCTCGGCGAGGTGGGCCGGTGGCGGCGGGTCGGCGCGCCGCTGCTGGAGGCGATGCTGCGGCCCTTCCCGCCCATGCGCGCGGGCGTCCGGCTACTGCGCGCCCTGGGCGCCGCCGAAGCGCTGCGCTTCTCGCGGATGGCCGTGCAGCCGGTGGACGACTTCGGGCGGGAACGCTTCCGTGGCGCCGGCGGGCAGCTCCTGCTCGCCGGCAACGCCCTGCACACCGACCTGGGCACCGGACAGGCCGGGAGTGCGATCTTCGGGTGGCTGCTGGCCATGCTCGGGCAGAGCGTCGGCTTTCCGGTACCGGCCGGCGGCGGCGGGCAACTGGTCGAGGCGCTGCTTCGTCGGCTGGAGTCCCGTGGCGGAACCGTCGAATACGGCCGCGCGGTCACCCGGATCCTGCATGCCCGCGCCACCGCTGTGGGCGTGCAGGACGTCCACGGCGAACGGGTCCGGGCCCGCCGCGCGGTCCTCGCCGACGTCAGCGCCCCCACCCTCTACGCGGACCTCGTCGGGCTGTCCGGCCTGCCCGCGGCCATGGCCACGGACGTCCGGAGGTTCCAGTGGGACCACGCCACGATCAAGATCGACTGGGCGCTGTCCGGACCGATCCCGTGGACCGCGCCGGACGCCCGCCGCGCTGGCACGATCCACCTCGGCGCCGACATGGCGGGCCTCGCCGAGTACAGCACCGACCTGGCCCGAGACCGGCTGCCCGGACACCCGTTCATCCTGCTCGGCCAGATGACCACGAGCGACCCGAGCCGCTCCCCCGCCGGGACGGAGTCGGTCTGGGCGTACACCCACGTTCCGCAGCGGATGGCCCGCGACACCGGCCGGATGCGGGAGCAGGCGGAGCGGATGGAGGGGGTCATCGAGCGCCGGGCGCCGGGCTTCCGGGCGTCCGTCGTGGCGCGGCACGTCCAACTGCCCGGTGATCTGCAACGGCACAATCCCAGCCTGTTTGGCGGCGCCGTCAACGGCGGCACCGCCGCGCTGCACCAGCAGTTGTTCTTCCGGCCGGTGCCGGGACTGGCCCGGGCGGACACCCCGATCGACCGGCTGTACCTCGCCAGCTCGTCCGCGCATCCGGGCGGCGGGGTGCACGGCGCCCCCGGCGCCAACGCGGCCCGCGCCGCGCTGGCCCGCAACGGCGCCGCCGGACCGGCGTACGCCACGGTCATCGGGGCACTGCACCGCCGCCTGTACGGGTGA
- a CDS encoding SRPBCC family protein codes for MSETCHTVNTTPDRIFAVLADGWSYASWVVGAAHIRDVDASWPAVGARIHHRVGPWPLQINDKTVVRAVEPGRFLELDAQMWPLGAAVVQIRLEPVSATATRVRMAETLSSGIGRLLPDAVQAVLMRPRNAEALRRLDDIAVHR; via the coding sequence GTGTCCGAGACGTGCCACACCGTCAACACCACGCCGGACCGGATCTTCGCCGTCCTGGCGGACGGCTGGAGCTACGCGAGCTGGGTCGTGGGTGCGGCGCACATCCGCGACGTCGACGCGAGCTGGCCCGCGGTCGGCGCCCGCATCCACCACCGGGTCGGGCCGTGGCCGCTGCAGATCAACGACAAGACCGTGGTACGCGCGGTCGAGCCCGGCAGATTCCTCGAACTCGACGCCCAGATGTGGCCGCTGGGCGCCGCGGTCGTCCAGATCCGGCTGGAACCGGTGTCCGCCACCGCGACAAGGGTCCGCATGGCCGAGACCCTCTCCTCCGGCATCGGCCGGCTGCTGCCCGACGCGGTGCAGGCGGTACTCATGCGGCCCCGCAACGCGGAGGCGCTGCGGCGGCTCGACGACATCGCCGTCCACCGGTAG
- a CDS encoding cytochrome P450: MAALIDDTLRLALQGYGWLPNRRRRATGAAVHTRIMGRRAVGLCGPQAARFFYDEDHIRRHGAVPEPVRSTLFGHGAVHTLDGDAHRIRKAMFLSLVRPDDVAALLRHTAESWTETVSSWSDGRPVVLFDESSRVITRAACRWAGVPLSEADLTDVAADLVAMVDGFATLGPRHWRARAARGRLEHRLAALVGRVRAGVEPAAAGSALAVVAQHRQMDGTPLHPRLAAVELLNVVRPTVAVCWFVAFSAHALHRWPEHRAALVSGDETFADAFAHEVRRFYPFAPFVAGRAVRELSWQGERIPSDALVLLDLYGQNHDPALWPEPYRFDPYRFVRREIGPFELVPQGGGHPATGHRCPGEGSANGVLRVLATRLAALDYDVPEQDLTIALHRIPARPASGFVLTPRRSP, from the coding sequence ATGGCAGCGTTGATCGACGACACGCTCAGGCTGGCGCTCCAGGGGTACGGGTGGCTGCCGAACCGGCGGCGCCGCGCTACCGGGGCCGCCGTCCACACCCGGATCATGGGCCGGCGCGCGGTGGGTCTCTGCGGGCCGCAGGCCGCCCGGTTCTTCTACGACGAGGACCACATCCGGCGGCACGGTGCCGTGCCCGAGCCGGTGCGGAGCACCCTGTTCGGCCACGGCGCGGTGCACACCCTCGACGGGGACGCGCACCGGATCCGCAAGGCGATGTTCCTGTCCCTGGTGCGCCCCGACGACGTCGCCGCCCTGCTGCGGCACACCGCCGAAAGCTGGACCGAAACCGTCTCGTCCTGGTCGGACGGACGCCCGGTCGTGCTGTTCGATGAGTCGAGCCGCGTCATCACGCGGGCGGCCTGCCGGTGGGCGGGCGTGCCCCTCAGCGAAGCCGACCTGACCGACGTCGCCGCCGACCTGGTCGCCATGGTGGACGGATTCGCCACCCTCGGGCCGCGGCACTGGCGGGCGCGGGCCGCCCGGGGACGGCTCGAACACCGGCTGGCCGCGCTGGTGGGGCGGGTCCGCGCGGGCGTGGAGCCCGCTGCGGCGGGCTCGGCGCTGGCCGTGGTCGCCCAGCACCGCCAGATGGACGGCACGCCGCTGCACCCCCGGCTGGCCGCCGTCGAACTGCTCAACGTGGTCCGGCCCACCGTGGCCGTCTGCTGGTTCGTGGCCTTTTCCGCTCACGCGCTGCACCGCTGGCCCGAACACCGGGCCGCACTCGTGAGCGGCGACGAGACCTTCGCGGACGCGTTCGCCCACGAGGTACGCCGCTTCTACCCCTTCGCGCCCTTCGTCGCCGGCCGGGCCGTACGCGAGTTGTCCTGGCAGGGCGAACGCATCCCGTCGGACGCGCTCGTGCTCCTCGACCTGTACGGTCAGAATCACGACCCCGCCCTGTGGCCGGAGCCCTACCGCTTCGACCCGTACCGGTTCGTCCGCCGGGAGATCGGCCCGTTCGAACTCGTGCCGCAGGGCGGCGGCCACCCGGCCACCGGCCACCGCTGCCCCGGCGAAGGTAGCGCCAACGGTGTCCTGCGGGTCCTGGCGACCCGGCTCGCGGCCCTCGACTACGACGTACCCGAGCAGGACCTGACCATCGCCCTGCACCGCATTCCCGCCCGGCCCGCCAGCGGCTTCGTCCTGACCCCGCGGCGGTCGCCGTGA
- a CDS encoding Ppx/GppA family phosphatase, with the protein MSVTIPKAVPETRPGGTPGTRIGVLDVGSNTVHLLVADTGVGLPMPVHVVKTRLQLAEQTDRAGRLQPRAIRRLAEAVEETLAASRRWELDELFGYATAAVRDAPNCAQALAAVQERAGVRLGLLTGIQEAELTFLAVRRWMGWRSGPLLMLDIGGGSVEIAYGQDVAPTFAVSLPIGAGRLTRDLTLGDPPRPTQFKALRRHVRGELSEIATRMRWEGERTAVATSRTFQQLARLCGAAPMREGPFVPRVLRRRDLKRQLDRLAGLSAAERAELPGISRPRARQSLAGAVIAHTAMSLLRIDAVAVCPWALREGILLRRLESRSRWHNPAGPLPWPAPRRPSSPTDPAVAAVLPMSPRSQRARVE; encoded by the coding sequence GTGAGCGTGACGATCCCCAAGGCCGTGCCCGAGACCCGGCCGGGCGGCACCCCGGGTACGCGGATCGGCGTGCTCGACGTCGGATCGAACACGGTGCACCTGCTCGTGGCGGACACCGGGGTCGGGTTGCCGATGCCCGTCCACGTGGTCAAGACGAGACTCCAGCTCGCCGAGCAGACCGACCGTGCGGGACGCCTGCAACCCCGCGCCATCCGGCGGCTCGCCGAGGCCGTGGAGGAGACGCTCGCCGCGTCGCGGCGGTGGGAGCTGGACGAGCTGTTCGGGTACGCCACCGCCGCCGTACGCGACGCCCCCAACTGTGCGCAGGCGCTGGCCGCGGTGCAGGAACGCGCCGGTGTCCGGCTCGGCCTGCTCACCGGCATCCAGGAGGCGGAGCTGACCTTCCTGGCCGTGCGCCGGTGGATGGGCTGGCGCAGCGGTCCCCTGCTGATGCTCGACATCGGCGGCGGCTCCGTCGAGATCGCGTACGGGCAGGACGTGGCGCCCACGTTCGCGGTCTCCCTGCCCATCGGCGCGGGACGGCTCACCCGCGACCTGACGCTGGGCGACCCGCCCCGGCCGACGCAGTTCAAGGCGCTGCGCAGACACGTCCGAGGCGAGCTGTCGGAGATCGCGACCCGGATGCGCTGGGAGGGTGAGCGGACAGCCGTCGCGACCTCGCGTACGTTCCAGCAGCTCGCCCGGCTCTGCGGGGCCGCGCCGATGCGGGAGGGGCCCTTCGTGCCGCGGGTTCTGCGCCGCCGCGACCTCAAGCGCCAGCTGGACCGGCTGGCCGGGTTGTCGGCCGCCGAACGGGCCGAGCTGCCGGGCATCTCGCGGCCGCGCGCCCGGCAGTCGCTGGCCGGAGCGGTGATCGCCCACACGGCGATGTCCCTGCTGCGCATCGATGCCGTCGCCGTGTGCCCCTGGGCGCTGCGCGAGGGTATTCTGCTGCGTCGCCTCGAATCCCGGTCCCGTTGGCACAATCCGGCCGGTCCCCTGCCCTGGCCCGCGCCGCGCCGCCCGAGCTCACCGACCGATCCGGCGGTCGCCGCCGTGCTGCCGATGAGCCCGAGGTCGCAGCGCGCCCGCGTGGAGTAG
- a CDS encoding SDR family NAD(P)-dependent oxidoreductase, whose translation MTTAQRREFAVVTGGSSGIGYELARQFVDHGYDVLIAAEDAGIEDAADRLGRDHVTPVRADLATYDGCEQLYRRVVGTGRRLDAVAINAGRGIGGDFTRQTDLADELNVIDVNVTSTVHVAKRLLPEMLEHGGHVLFTSSIASMMPGTFQAVYNASKSFVQSFAEALREELKDTAVSVTSLMPGPTDTNFFARAEMLDTRVGTGAKDDPALVAKQGFEAMLKGKEKIVAGSVKTRAQGAVSKVLPDSAKAGMHRRMAEPGSGDGWTGTP comes from the coding sequence ATGACGACAGCGCAGCGACGGGAGTTCGCCGTGGTGACCGGCGGGTCCAGCGGCATCGGGTACGAGCTGGCCAGGCAGTTCGTCGACCACGGGTACGACGTGCTGATCGCGGCCGAGGACGCGGGGATCGAGGACGCGGCGGACCGGCTCGGCCGCGACCACGTCACGCCCGTGCGCGCGGACCTGGCCACATACGACGGCTGCGAACAGCTCTACCGCCGGGTCGTGGGGACCGGCCGCCGGCTCGACGCGGTGGCGATCAACGCGGGCCGGGGCATCGGCGGCGACTTCACCCGCCAGACCGACCTGGCCGACGAACTCAACGTCATCGACGTCAACGTGACGAGCACCGTGCACGTCGCCAAGCGGCTGCTGCCGGAAATGCTCGAACACGGCGGCCACGTGCTGTTCACGTCGTCGATCGCCAGCATGATGCCGGGCACCTTCCAGGCCGTGTACAACGCGTCGAAGTCGTTCGTGCAGTCGTTCGCCGAGGCGCTGCGCGAGGAGCTGAAGGACACCGCCGTCTCGGTGACCTCGCTGATGCCCGGCCCGACCGACACGAACTTCTTCGCCCGCGCCGAGATGCTGGACACCCGGGTGGGCACCGGCGCGAAGGACGACCCGGCGCTGGTCGCCAAGCAGGGCTTCGAGGCGATGCTCAAGGGCAAGGAGAAGATCGTCGCGGGCTCGGTCAAGACCAGGGCGCAGGGTGCGGTGTCGAAGGTCCTGCCGGACAGCGCCAAGGCCGGGATGCACCGGCGCATGGCCGAACCCGGCTCCGGCGACGGCTGGACCGGCACACCGTGA
- a CDS encoding phage holin family protein, whose translation MTRPYSDSDRAQAGEMSVGELIGNISDDLSRLFRQEVELAKAEVKQEATKAGKAAGMLGGAGFAAYLAVVLLSFALVFALANVMDAGWAALIVAVIWAVIGAVLYTVGRKQLATVDPMPRRTVDTIKEDAQWLKNPTG comes from the coding sequence ATGACCCGGCCGTATTCCGACAGCGACCGGGCGCAGGCCGGCGAGATGTCGGTCGGTGAGCTCATCGGCAACATCAGCGACGACCTCTCCCGGCTGTTCCGCCAGGAAGTGGAGCTGGCGAAGGCCGAGGTCAAGCAGGAGGCGACGAAGGCGGGCAAGGCCGCCGGGATGCTGGGCGGTGCGGGCTTCGCCGCCTACCTGGCCGTCGTCCTGCTGAGTTTCGCCCTGGTGTTCGCGTTGGCCAACGTCATGGACGCCGGCTGGGCCGCGCTCATCGTGGCCGTCATCTGGGCAGTGATCGGCGCGGTGCTGTACACCGTCGGCCGTAAGCAGCTCGCGACCGTGGATCCCATGCCCCGGCGCACCGTCGACACGATCAAGGAGGACGCGCAATGGCTGAAGAACCCGACCGGCTGA
- a CDS encoding DUF3618 domain-containing protein — protein sequence MAEEPDRLRRDIEQTRASLTRDVDLLADKTSPRRVAQRRWTAVKEKVMGSSDHARDTASGALSTVQDKATHAGNAVGEKAHEAVDAVRAAPQAVTQQAQGNPLAAGIIAFGAGLLAATLIPASDAEKRVGQQIRDNAGELQEQVTAVASDLGSDLKSQAQEAAQQVKQTAQDAAQTTRDQAQSSAQDAGQQIKQAASTS from the coding sequence ATGGCTGAAGAACCCGACCGGCTGAGGCGGGACATCGAGCAGACCCGGGCGTCACTCACCCGGGACGTGGACCTGCTGGCCGACAAGACCAGCCCGCGGCGGGTCGCGCAACGCCGCTGGACGGCGGTGAAGGAGAAGGTGATGGGCAGTTCGGACCACGCTCGCGACACCGCGAGTGGCGCGCTGAGCACGGTGCAGGACAAGGCGACGCACGCCGGCAACGCCGTCGGCGAGAAGGCGCACGAAGCCGTGGACGCCGTTCGCGCAGCGCCGCAGGCGGTCACCCAGCAGGCTCAGGGCAACCCCCTGGCGGCCGGCATCATCGCCTTCGGGGCCGGTCTGCTGGCGGCCACGCTGATCCCGGCGTCCGACGCCGAGAAGCGTGTCGGGCAGCAGATCCGCGACAACGCCGGCGAGCTGCAGGAGCAGGTCACGGCCGTCGCGTCCGACCTCGGGTCGGACCTGAAGTCGCAGGCGCAGGAGGCGGCGCAGCAGGTCAAGCAGACCGCCCAGGACGCGGCCCAGACGACCCGGGACCAGGCGCAGTCCTCGGCGCAGGACGCCGGGCAGCAGATCAAGCAGGCGGCCTCGACCTCGTGA
- a CDS encoding DUF2795 domain-containing protein has product MERGSSKHSSRVDEQMKHEVLGTVQGVTGGRAEEWKMAEPAGEDQPDPTQTLGAGAPNDALSRFGRFIGRSALPGDRDTLRRSAETLEAPDDVLADLDRLPDGVVYDTVVEVWRALGRR; this is encoded by the coding sequence ATGGAGCGAGGGAGCAGCAAGCACAGTTCTCGTGTCGACGAACAGATGAAGCACGAGGTCCTCGGTACGGTGCAGGGCGTCACCGGCGGCCGCGCCGAGGAATGGAAGATGGCCGAGCCGGCGGGCGAGGACCAGCCCGATCCGACCCAGACGCTCGGTGCCGGAGCCCCGAACGACGCGCTCAGCCGATTCGGTCGCTTCATCGGCCGCTCGGCGCTACCCGGTGACCGCGACACGTTGCGCCGCAGCGCCGAGACTCTTGAGGCACCCGACGACGTCCTGGCCGACCTGGACCGCCTGCCCGATGGCGTCGTCTACGACACCGTCGTCGAGGTCTGGAGGGCGCTGGGACGCCGGTGA
- a CDS encoding TetR/AcrR family transcriptional regulator encodes MATNMDPVRRGRRNDPRLDQTLIDAAIEVLNESGYAAFTTTAVARRAGASTASLYRRWPSKQALAGAVARHIALDELSDIDTGSLDGDLRELLARKQRILDAAAGPALLSLMGQAAHDPHLRQILRDDVYLAARERIETLIAQAARRGELRRDVTAARISVLALVLIGTGLARAVFTAPPPGQVGDASAELAQSELAQTELDLLLEVLRPDRDRGA; translated from the coding sequence GTGGCGACGAACATGGACCCGGTGCGAAGGGGGCGGCGCAACGACCCGCGCCTGGACCAGACGCTGATCGACGCGGCGATCGAGGTGCTCAACGAGTCGGGCTACGCGGCGTTCACCACGACGGCGGTCGCCCGGCGCGCGGGTGCCTCCACCGCGTCGCTGTACCGGCGGTGGCCGTCCAAGCAGGCGCTCGCCGGTGCCGTCGCGCGGCACATCGCACTCGACGAACTGAGCGACATCGACACCGGCTCACTCGACGGCGACCTGCGCGAGCTGCTCGCCCGCAAGCAGCGGATCCTCGACGCCGCCGCCGGGCCCGCGCTGCTGTCGCTGATGGGGCAGGCCGCGCACGACCCCCACCTGCGGCAGATCCTGCGCGACGACGTGTACCTCGCGGCCCGCGAACGGATCGAGACGCTGATCGCGCAGGCCGCCCGCCGAGGGGAACTGCGCCGCGACGTCACCGCCGCGCGGATCAGCGTCCTGGCCCTCGTGCTCATCGGCACCGGGCTGGCCCGCGCGGTGTTCACCGCCCCGCCGCCCGGGCAGGTCGGCGACGCGTCGGCCGAGCTGGCCCAGAGCGAGCTGGCCCAGACCGAACTGGACCTGCTGCTGGAGGTCCTGCGACCGGACCGGGATCGGGGCGCCTAA
- a CDS encoding aldehyde dehydrogenase family protein: MSASTLAEGSRIPETVTAAREHFDSGATRPLSARIRHLRALRAMLTENEPDFEAALWSDLHKSPAQTQLTELNVVVAEINHALRYLRRWARPKRGPVPVTLLPGRARLVPEPLGVVLVIAPWNYPVQLLLDPLVGVLAAGNTAVLKPSELAPATAALIARLVPRYFPDGAVRTVQGGVPEATELLAQRFDHIVFTGGGAVGRVVMRAAAEHLTPVTLELGGKSPVWFDDDADLPAVARRLAWAKFTNAGQTCVAPDYVMTTPDRVPALVTALRHAIDDLWGADPRASGEYGRIVNEHQFDRLVGYLTGAEVVIGGDHDRGQRYLAPTVVTLPDGGRPVVGPLADHPVLREEIFGPVLPIVPVASAEEAVQVINAWDKPLALYVFSSSPRTRRLFERHTSSGAVVHNAALIHAAATGLPFGGVGPSGIGAYHGSYSWRSFSHLKPVLTKPLRPDTLRLAQPPFTARGVRLIRRLMRHG, encoded by the coding sequence ATGAGCGCATCGACCCTCGCCGAAGGCAGCCGGATTCCCGAGACGGTCACGGCGGCGCGCGAGCACTTCGACTCCGGCGCGACCCGTCCGCTCTCCGCCCGGATCCGCCACCTGCGCGCGCTGCGCGCCATGCTCACCGAGAACGAGCCGGACTTCGAGGCCGCGTTGTGGAGCGACCTGCACAAGAGCCCGGCGCAGACGCAGCTCACCGAGCTCAACGTCGTCGTTGCCGAGATAAATCACGCGCTGCGCTACCTGCGCCGGTGGGCCCGGCCCAAGCGCGGGCCCGTACCGGTGACGTTGCTGCCCGGCCGCGCCCGCCTGGTTCCCGAGCCGCTCGGTGTGGTGCTGGTGATCGCCCCGTGGAACTACCCGGTGCAACTGCTGCTCGACCCGCTGGTCGGCGTGCTGGCCGCGGGCAACACGGCCGTCCTGAAACCGAGCGAACTCGCCCCCGCGACCGCGGCGCTGATCGCCCGCCTGGTGCCGCGCTACTTCCCGGACGGCGCCGTACGCACGGTGCAGGGCGGTGTCCCCGAGGCCACCGAGCTGCTGGCGCAGCGGTTCGACCACATCGTGTTCACCGGCGGCGGCGCGGTCGGCCGCGTCGTCATGCGCGCGGCCGCCGAACACCTGACGCCGGTGACGCTGGAGCTGGGCGGCAAGTCGCCCGTCTGGTTCGACGACGATGCCGATCTCCCGGCGGTCGCGCGCCGCCTCGCCTGGGCGAAGTTCACCAACGCCGGGCAGACCTGCGTCGCCCCGGACTACGTCATGACCACCCCCGACCGGGTACCGGCGCTCGTGACCGCGCTCCGGCACGCGATCGACGACCTGTGGGGCGCCGACCCCCGCGCGAGCGGGGAGTACGGCCGGATCGTCAACGAGCACCAGTTCGACCGCCTAGTCGGCTACCTCACCGGCGCCGAGGTGGTGATCGGCGGCGACCACGACCGCGGCCAGCGCTACCTCGCCCCCACCGTCGTCACCCTCCCCGACGGCGGCCGTCCCGTGGTCGGCCCGCTCGCCGACCACCCCGTACTTCGGGAAGAGATCTTCGGCCCCGTCCTGCCGATCGTCCCGGTCGCCTCGGCCGAGGAGGCGGTCCAGGTCATCAACGCCTGGGACAAGCCGCTCGCCCTGTACGTCTTCAGCTCGTCACCGCGCACCCGGCGCCTGTTCGAGCGGCACACCTCCTCCGGTGCCGTCGTGCACAACGCCGCCCTGATCCACGCCGCCGCGACCGGACTGCCCTTCGGCGGTGTCGGGCCGAGCGGCATCGGCGCCTACCACGGCAGCTACTCCTGGCGCTCCTTCAGCCACCTCAAGCCCGTCCTGACCAAGCCGCTCAGGCCCGACACGCTGCGGCTGGCGCAGCCGCCCTTCACCGCGCGGGGAGTACGCCTCATCCGCAGGCTCATGCGTCACGGCTGA